One window of the Chitinophaga niabensis genome contains the following:
- a CDS encoding uracil-DNA glycosylase family protein: MLSFADHIIQFNTHLSFTGKLPEGIRIMNPFKEQPGVVETMTKFYKKFYQDHHPRRMIVGINPGRLGAGLTGVPFTDSHRLADPCGIIIPGIKTFEPSSVFVYDVIAAYGGPEAFYRDFYIGSMSPLGFTALKAGGKEVNYNYYDSKALTAAVYDFMVSNIHKQLDFGMDRSVGYCLGTGKNAAFLTQLNEKERFFKKIVPLEHPRFVMQYRNKRKQEYIDKYLAAFSDY, from the coding sequence ATGCTTTCATTTGCAGATCATATCATTCAGTTCAATACACACCTGAGCTTTACCGGCAAATTACCGGAGGGTATCCGCATCATGAACCCTTTTAAGGAACAACCGGGCGTGGTAGAAACCATGACGAAGTTCTATAAGAAATTCTACCAGGACCATCACCCGCGGCGCATGATCGTAGGCATCAATCCCGGGCGGCTGGGCGCAGGCCTTACAGGAGTTCCTTTCACAGACTCCCACCGGCTGGCAGACCCTTGCGGCATTATTATCCCGGGTATCAAAACATTTGAACCTTCTTCTGTTTTTGTGTATGATGTGATCGCCGCATATGGCGGCCCGGAAGCATTCTACAGGGATTTCTACATCGGCTCCATGTCTCCCCTGGGCTTTACCGCATTGAAAGCCGGTGGAAAAGAAGTGAACTACAATTACTACGACAGCAAAGCCTTAACCGCAGCAGTATATGATTTCATGGTATCCAATATCCACAAACAACTGGATTTTGGGATGGACCGTTCCGTGGGTTATTGCCTGGGAACGGGTAAAAATGCAGCGTTCCTTACCCAACTGAATGAGAAGGAACGCTTCTTTAAAAAGATTGTGCCGCTGGAGCATCCAAGATTTGTAATGCAATACCGCAACAAACGGAAACAGGAATATATCGATAAATACCTTGCCGCTTTCAGTGACTATTGA
- a CDS encoding DUF3347 domain-containing protein, with translation MRLNQYVWILATAALFAACQQSGTRSSADTTAQTTSGDLQAPFSDEFYDSLKLTMTAYYQLSGALVKSDTLAADLAAVSLKQHLDSLPIARLGVDSARGSQLEVNAGDIAAELQGLLIEKGGLDARRESFNMVSEMMYDLVKATGLKGSTVYRQYCPMAFNDKGAYWLSDKAEILNPYFGDAMLTCGSVTDTLRFQ, from the coding sequence ATGCGTTTGAATCAATATGTTTGGATATTAGCTACAGCAGCCTTGTTCGCAGCCTGCCAGCAATCTGGCACCAGATCTTCGGCAGATACAACAGCACAAACCACCTCCGGCGACCTGCAGGCGCCGTTTTCCGATGAATTTTACGATTCGCTGAAGCTAACCATGACGGCCTATTACCAACTCTCCGGCGCTTTGGTGAAATCAGATACCCTGGCAGCAGACCTGGCGGCTGTTTCCCTGAAACAGCACCTGGATAGCCTTCCGATTGCCAGACTGGGAGTGGATTCAGCCCGGGGAAGCCAGCTGGAAGTGAATGCCGGCGATATTGCGGCGGAATTACAGGGCCTGCTAATAGAAAAAGGCGGTCTGGATGCACGCAGGGAGTCTTTCAATATGGTTTCTGAAATGATGTATGACCTGGTGAAGGCAACGGGCCTGAAAGGCAGCACCGTTTACCGGCAATATTGCCCGATGGCGTTTAATGATAAAGGCGCTTACTGGTTAAGCGATAAAGCAGAGATCCTGAACCCTTATTTTGGTGATGCCATGCTTACCTGCGGATCTGTAACGGATACACTGCGTTTTCAATAG
- a CDS encoding ABC-F family ATP-binding cassette domain-containing protein, with the protein MLIALQDITFEFGARTIIKDSSLHIIPGDRIGLIGLNGTGKSTLLRIINGEYSISKGSVNKIRNLSLGFFNQDLLSFETDDNILNVGMTAFAEALKVEKELEELTEKLEHTQDEATLHAYSDKLHEFDILDGYNIRHKTATVLEGLGFTTADLERPYNQFSGGWRMRVLLARIILQKPDVLMLDEPTNHLDLPSIEWLEKYLSNYDGAVIIVSHDRYFLDRMVNKVVELYQQELHHYAGNYSDYEEEKVMRRELQQRAYENQQDYIKQQERFIERFKAKASKAAQAQSIAKRLDKIERIEQTDSGPSKIRMNFTVDKMPGKILTTLENVSKSFGNLTILKNTSAEINRGDKIALIGANGKGKSTLLRVIAGTEPFEGNRVPGHNVVTSFYAQHQLEALHMDNEILEELKSVGSGRSEVELRTLLGCFLFQGDDVFKKIRILSGGEKARVALGKVIIGQANFLLLDEPTNHLDMNSVEMLIDALGKYEGSLVLVSHDRYFVSKTANKIWEIVDGEIKEFKGNYTEWEEWKKRQALAAAPPKAEKKSPPIAQPVQAPQKTSIDKDLKRELQKQQKQAQQLEERISKLKEQLKQLETDMASPDVYGDKQKFRNTEDAYKKANTELTKANAEYEEVFEKVMELEEKMNG; encoded by the coding sequence ATGCTCATCGCACTGCAGGACATAACATTCGAATTCGGCGCAAGAACCATCATCAAAGATTCTTCCTTGCATATTATTCCGGGAGACCGCATCGGGCTGATCGGCCTGAACGGTACCGGTAAATCCACCCTTCTCCGCATTATCAACGGAGAATACTCCATTTCCAAAGGAAGTGTGAATAAGATCCGCAACCTGAGCCTTGGCTTCTTTAACCAGGACCTCCTGAGTTTTGAAACAGACGACAACATCCTCAATGTGGGCATGACGGCGTTCGCTGAAGCGCTGAAGGTGGAAAAAGAACTGGAAGAACTCACCGAAAAACTGGAACATACCCAGGATGAAGCCACCCTGCATGCGTACAGCGATAAACTGCATGAATTCGATATCCTCGATGGTTATAACATCCGCCATAAAACAGCTACCGTGCTGGAAGGCCTTGGTTTTACCACGGCAGACCTGGAACGCCCTTACAACCAATTCTCCGGAGGATGGCGTATGCGGGTACTGCTGGCCAGGATCATCCTGCAAAAGCCGGATGTATTAATGCTCGATGAACCTACGAACCACCTTGACCTTCCATCCATCGAATGGCTGGAGAAATACCTTTCCAATTACGATGGTGCAGTGATCATCGTGTCCCACGACCGGTATTTCCTGGACAGGATGGTGAACAAAGTAGTGGAGTTATATCAACAGGAACTCCATCACTATGCCGGTAACTACTCCGATTATGAAGAGGAGAAAGTAATGCGCCGCGAATTACAGCAACGCGCTTACGAAAACCAGCAGGATTATATCAAACAACAGGAACGTTTTATAGAACGATTTAAAGCGAAAGCATCCAAAGCTGCACAGGCACAAAGTATTGCCAAACGGCTGGATAAGATCGAAAGGATTGAACAAACGGATAGCGGTCCATCCAAGATCAGGATGAACTTTACCGTAGATAAAATGCCCGGTAAGATCCTCACTACTTTGGAGAATGTGAGCAAATCTTTTGGCAACCTCACCATTTTGAAAAATACCAGTGCAGAGATCAACCGCGGAGATAAAATTGCCCTGATCGGTGCCAACGGTAAAGGTAAATCCACCCTGCTCCGTGTGATTGCAGGAACGGAACCATTTGAAGGGAACCGTGTTCCAGGCCATAACGTAGTTACCAGTTTCTATGCACAGCACCAGCTGGAGGCATTACATATGGATAATGAGATCCTGGAAGAGCTGAAGAGCGTAGGCAGCGGTCGTTCCGAAGTGGAACTGCGTACCCTGCTGGGTTGTTTCCTGTTCCAGGGAGATGATGTTTTCAAAAAGATAAGGATCCTTTCCGGAGGAGAAAAAGCCCGTGTGGCATTGGGTAAAGTGATCATTGGCCAGGCTAACTTCCTGCTGCTGGATGAGCCCACCAACCACCTGGATATGAACTCTGTTGAGATGCTGATCGATGCATTGGGTAAATATGAAGGCAGCCTGGTACTCGTGTCGCACGACCGGTATTTTGTAAGCAAAACTGCTAACAAGATCTGGGAGATCGTAGATGGAGAGATCAAGGAATTCAAAGGCAATTATACAGAGTGGGAAGAATGGAAGAAACGCCAGGCATTGGCAGCAGCACCACCCAAGGCTGAAAAAAAAAGTCCTCCAATAGCCCAGCCAGTGCAGGCACCGCAAAAAACGTCTATTGATAAAGACCTGAAGCGGGAACTGCAAAAACAACAAAAGCAGGCACAGCAACTGGAAGAGCGGATCAGCAAGCTGAAAGAGCAACTGAAGCAACTGGAGACAGATATGGCCAGCCCGGATGTATACGGTGACAAGCAGAAATTCCGCAACACGGAAGATGCGTATAAGAAAGCCAACACAGAACTCACTAAAGCGAATGCAGAATACGAGGAAGTGTTTGAAAAAGTGATGGAGCTGGAAGAGAAAATGAATGGATAA
- a CDS encoding SH3 domain-containing protein, with the protein MKKLFLFLFLFICLSNTLHAQDFPDMRSWSLYGDSIERYIFADTAFVRITPDTKQAPIDTLLAGDNITIVNITHNALTIRGLKGPWLQVSYQKNGESKTGYIWQGLVSCAPMRRGEIKFVYGIERRADSVSASKDTIHRYLVRLKVIQNGSILAKAAFVTDDDESANFSMGKVMSGMGLTNVQYIIVLTFSGEACAIPTYDYYFALTKDNQLIRLPEKTNIGDAGVFYHAESFTFPNEKNGKPDMVIWDMIEEETTEKVDKDGNEILKVTGKKTVNYAWDAVNGKFTVAK; encoded by the coding sequence ATGAAAAAACTATTCCTATTCCTATTCCTCTTCATTTGCCTTTCAAACACCCTGCATGCACAGGATTTCCCCGATATGCGCAGTTGGTCGTTATACGGTGACTCTATAGAACGCTATATCTTTGCAGACACCGCATTTGTGCGTATCACACCAGATACAAAACAAGCTCCTATAGACACCCTGCTGGCCGGTGACAACATCACTATAGTAAACATCACGCACAATGCCCTCACCATCCGCGGTCTCAAAGGCCCCTGGTTGCAGGTGAGCTATCAGAAAAACGGTGAATCAAAAACCGGCTACATCTGGCAGGGCCTGGTGAGCTGTGCCCCCATGCGCCGTGGAGAGATCAAATTTGTATATGGCATTGAGCGCCGTGCAGATAGCGTGTCCGCCTCCAAAGACACGATACACCGGTACCTGGTAAGACTTAAGGTAATACAGAATGGCAGCATCCTCGCTAAAGCCGCATTTGTAACAGACGATGATGAAAGCGCCAATTTCAGCATGGGTAAAGTCATGAGCGGAATGGGTTTAACCAATGTACAATATATCATTGTACTCACTTTTAGCGGCGAAGCCTGCGCCATCCCTACGTATGACTATTATTTTGCCCTCACCAAAGATAATCAGCTGATCCGCCTGCCTGAAAAAACCAATATCGGCGATGCCGGTGTTTTCTACCATGCAGAATCATTCACTTTCCCTAATGAAAAGAATGGCAAGCCAGACATGGTGATCTGGGATATGATCGAAGAAGAAACCACAGAGAAAGTAGATAAAGACGGCAACGAAATATTGAAGGTAACCGGTAAAAAAACGGTGAATTATGCCTGGGATGCGGTGAATGGTAAGTTTACTGTCGCGAAATAA
- a CDS encoding IlvD/Edd family dehydratase translates to MKKDLRSQKWFGKKGKDGFIYRAWMKNQGIPDYEFRGKPVIGICNTWSELTPCNAHFRELAESVKRGVIEAGGLPLEFPVMSLGETLIKPTAMLYRNLASMDVEESIRANPLDGVVLLCGCDKTTPSLVMGACSVDLPTIVVSGGAMLTGKYNGKDIGTSDLWRFSEDVRSGIMSEEELNIAESGMCRSRGHCAVMGTASSMACMVEALGLSLPGNAAIPAVDANRKVLAQLSGKRIVEMVREDLRLSAILTRQAFENAIRINAAVGGSTNFVIHLLAIAGRIGISLKLEDFDQFSRNIPLIANLQPSGKYFMEDFYYAGGLPAVMKQIENHLHGDCVTVNGRKIAENIKNAKTWNTEVIAPADAPVNIHSGIAVLKGSLCENGSVIKPSAASPQLMKHKGKAVVFENIEDYKARINDPLLDVNETSVLVLKNAGPKGYPGMPEVGNMGLPTKLLLKGVTDMVRISDGRMSGTGFGTVVLHVSPEAAENGTFALVENGDLIELDVENRVLNLLVDPMELNNRKNKRVAFKSPFNRGYVRLFIDHVEQADKGADFDFLKGGSGSEVSRDSH, encoded by the coding sequence ATGAAAAAAGATCTGCGAAGCCAAAAATGGTTTGGAAAAAAAGGCAAAGATGGATTTATATACCGGGCCTGGATGAAAAACCAGGGCATCCCCGATTATGAATTCAGGGGCAAACCTGTTATCGGGATCTGTAATACCTGGTCTGAACTCACGCCTTGCAACGCTCATTTCAGGGAACTGGCAGAATCTGTCAAACGGGGTGTGATCGAAGCGGGAGGATTACCACTTGAGTTCCCTGTAATGTCGCTCGGAGAAACACTCATAAAACCCACAGCAATGCTTTACCGGAACCTGGCAAGCATGGATGTGGAAGAATCCATCCGTGCCAATCCGCTGGACGGAGTTGTGTTATTGTGTGGTTGCGATAAAACAACACCATCACTGGTGATGGGTGCCTGCAGCGTGGATCTCCCAACGATTGTGGTTTCCGGCGGAGCCATGCTAACCGGCAAATACAATGGCAAGGATATTGGAACAAGTGATCTATGGCGCTTTTCCGAAGATGTCCGCTCAGGAATTATGAGTGAAGAAGAGTTGAATATAGCAGAATCCGGTATGTGCAGGAGCCGTGGTCATTGCGCAGTTATGGGCACCGCTTCATCAATGGCTTGTATGGTGGAAGCACTGGGCTTATCTCTTCCCGGCAATGCCGCCATCCCGGCGGTTGATGCCAACAGGAAGGTATTGGCGCAGTTATCCGGAAAAAGGATCGTGGAAATGGTCCGGGAAGATCTCAGGTTATCAGCGATCCTTACACGACAGGCATTTGAAAATGCTATAAGGATAAACGCAGCTGTTGGCGGGTCTACCAACTTCGTTATTCATCTACTGGCTATTGCCGGCAGAATAGGCATATCATTAAAACTGGAAGATTTTGACCAGTTCTCCCGTAACATTCCCCTTATTGCCAATCTTCAGCCATCAGGTAAATATTTCATGGAGGACTTCTATTACGCCGGGGGATTGCCTGCAGTAATGAAACAGATCGAAAATCATTTACACGGTGATTGCGTTACTGTAAATGGAAGGAAGATCGCTGAAAATATCAAAAATGCGAAAACATGGAATACTGAAGTTATTGCGCCCGCTGATGCTCCCGTTAATATACACTCCGGAATTGCAGTGCTGAAAGGCAGCCTGTGTGAGAATGGAAGTGTTATTAAACCGTCAGCTGCAAGCCCTCAATTAATGAAACACAAAGGAAAGGCTGTTGTATTTGAAAATATTGAAGATTATAAGGCACGTATCAATGATCCATTGCTTGATGTTAACGAAACCAGCGTGCTGGTGCTCAAAAACGCCGGACCCAAAGGTTATCCCGGAATGCCGGAGGTTGGAAATATGGGCCTCCCCACCAAACTGCTGCTCAAAGGAGTAACAGACATGGTACGGATTTCGGATGGAAGGATGAGTGGAACCGGATTTGGAACGGTTGTGCTGCATGTTTCACCGGAAGCGGCAGAAAACGGAACATTTGCCCTGGTAGAAAATGGAGACCTGATAGAACTTGATGTGGAAAACCGGGTATTAAATCTACTTGTAGACCCAATGGAACTCAACAATCGGAAAAATAAGCGTGTTGCCTTTAAAAGCCCATTCAACCGGGGCTATGTACGCCTGTTCATTGATCATGTTGAACAGGCAGACAAAGGAGCCGATTTTGATTTTCTTAAAGGCGGGTCTGGCAGCGAAGTATCCAGAGACTCTCACTAA
- a CDS encoding SDR family NAD(P)-dependent oxidoreductase has translation MNFSNKTAIVTGAGQGIGFEICRQLAKYGATVLLNDIDEELANNAAEKIRLENGNCISVAGDSGDPGFVNDLVQQAVAANGHLDIAIANAGITLFGDFLSYPAESLYKVLHVNIGGTFFLAQAASRQMKLQGTGGALLFTSSVTGHQAHKDLAAYSMTKAALEMLAKNLVVEVSAYGITVNTVAPGATLTERTESDPGYASTWSRITPMGKPASVGDIASAALFLVSDHARHITGQTLLVDGGWTATSPSPY, from the coding sequence ATGAACTTTAGTAACAAAACAGCCATCGTAACTGGAGCGGGCCAGGGGATTGGATTTGAGATCTGCCGGCAACTTGCAAAATATGGAGCCACGGTATTGCTGAACGACATTGATGAGGAACTGGCAAACAATGCGGCGGAAAAAATAAGACTTGAAAATGGGAACTGTATTTCAGTAGCAGGAGACAGTGGCGACCCGGGCTTCGTCAATGATCTGGTACAACAAGCTGTTGCCGCTAACGGGCATCTTGATATTGCTATTGCAAATGCCGGTATCACCTTATTCGGGGATTTTCTTTCGTATCCTGCGGAGTCACTTTATAAGGTGCTTCATGTAAACATAGGGGGAACATTCTTTCTTGCCCAGGCAGCCTCCCGGCAGATGAAATTACAGGGCACCGGAGGCGCCTTACTTTTCACTTCTTCCGTAACCGGGCATCAGGCACACAAAGACCTCGCTGCTTATTCGATGACAAAGGCCGCGCTGGAAATGTTAGCCAAAAACCTGGTAGTTGAAGTGTCAGCATATGGTATAACTGTCAATACAGTAGCTCCCGGAGCTACGCTCACCGAGCGAACAGAAAGCGATCCCGGATATGCTTCAACCTGGTCACGCATCACCCCCATGGGCAAACCCGCATCTGTAGGCGATATCGCGAGTGCAGCTTTGTTCCTTGTATCCGACCACGCAAGGCACATCACCGGACAGACCCTGCTGGTAGATGGAGGATGGACAGCCACCAGCCCCTCACCCTATTAA
- a CDS encoding ArsR/SmtB family transcription factor translates to MNQTRDIFQAIADPTRRQIIGMLAGKSLNVNAIAQEFDMTRQAVSLHVQFLNDCGLIVIKQQGRERYCEAKFERLNEVRDWIDQYRKYWDNKFDALEGYLDKIQKKKK, encoded by the coding sequence ATGAACCAGACGAGAGACATCTTTCAGGCAATAGCAGACCCAACCCGCAGGCAAATTATAGGAATGCTCGCTGGAAAATCATTGAACGTAAATGCCATAGCCCAGGAATTTGATATGACCCGGCAGGCAGTTTCATTACATGTCCAATTCCTGAACGATTGTGGTCTTATTGTGATCAAACAACAAGGCAGGGAAAGATATTGCGAAGCAAAATTCGAAAGATTGAATGAAGTCAGAGACTGGATAGATCAATACCGGAAATATTGGGACAATAAATTTGACGCATTAGAAGGTTACCTGGATAAAATTCAAAAAAAGAAGAAATAA
- a CDS encoding DUF1579 family protein, with product MHKIISATGIALAMLFFTGFREVEKAPVAIADKAIPEEKKALLNKIVGRWITQTNIHARNGQPASKVIGSDVWQWSPDGNFLLHIAYGIRDKNGFGGMEITGYNAKTGGFDSYNFNPDGSFSMGTLTIDNNTWIWSSDNVRTTGVMDGDGKLLPVKHEITEDGKTYEVFMDGVLTKGADL from the coding sequence ATGCATAAAATAATTTCAGCAACTGGTATTGCTCTTGCCATGCTTTTCTTCACAGGATTCCGGGAAGTAGAAAAAGCTCCCGTAGCAATAGCTGACAAAGCTATTCCTGAAGAAAAAAAAGCGCTTTTGAATAAAATTGTAGGGCGCTGGATAACGCAAACAAACATCCATGCAAGGAATGGTCAGCCGGCCTCAAAAGTAATTGGCAGTGATGTATGGCAATGGTCGCCAGATGGAAATTTCCTCCTGCATATCGCTTATGGCATTCGTGATAAAAATGGTTTCGGTGGAATGGAAATTACTGGTTACAACGCAAAAACAGGTGGCTTTGATAGTTACAACTTTAACCCGGATGGTAGTTTTTCCATGGGTACCCTTACCATTGATAACAATACCTGGATATGGAGCAGCGACAATGTGAGAACAACAGGTGTAATGGATGGAGACGGTAAACTGCTGCCTGTAAAACATGAAATTACAGAAGATGGTAAAACTTATGAAGTGTTCATGGACGGCGTGCTAACTAAAGGTGCAGATCTTTAA
- a CDS encoding dihydrofolate reductase family protein has product MRKVISFMHISLDGFVAGPNGELDWVKVDEEIFSHVGTRINEGDTALYGRVTYQMMEGYWPTAGDKPNASKHDIEHSKWYKNVHKVVLSKTMKNEGLTNTTIISDNLTDKINEIKQQPGNNILIFGSPSATHALLQQNLVDGFWLFLNPIILGQGIPLFKGIKDKIKLNLLPGTRQFTSGVTALNYAVDK; this is encoded by the coding sequence ATGAGAAAAGTAATTTCATTTATGCACATATCGCTTGACGGTTTTGTTGCAGGCCCGAACGGAGAACTGGATTGGGTGAAAGTAGACGAAGAAATTTTCAGTCATGTTGGTACGCGGATAAACGAAGGCGACACGGCATTATACGGACGGGTAACTTACCAGATGATGGAAGGTTACTGGCCTACCGCAGGAGACAAACCCAACGCCTCTAAACACGACATCGAACATTCAAAGTGGTATAAAAATGTGCACAAAGTTGTTTTATCAAAAACAATGAAAAATGAAGGTTTGACTAACACCACGATTATCAGTGATAACCTTACGGACAAAATAAATGAAATAAAACAACAACCAGGCAATAATATCCTGATTTTTGGCAGCCCTTCAGCAACACATGCACTTCTTCAGCAGAATTTAGTAGACGGCTTTTGGTTGTTTTTAAATCCAATTATTCTTGGACAGGGAATTCCATTGTTTAAAGGCATTAAAGACAAAATAAAACTAAACCTCTTGCCTGGTACCCGGCAATTTACCTCCGGTGTTACGGCATTGAATTATGCGGTTGACAAGTAA
- a CDS encoding sensor histidine kinase: protein MKVFSQIINWRLHHVFFWLAFFVVWITLRIDDYPDLLPTILAGLLKVLSLAGAVYFTNYVLIPRQLYTKQYLAFFLSFTALVLVTGFLVIKILNLILKPYASSITHWPNATFNSQVYDVYIPLFFMVGAAAGIKFYIDQLRTLHRLQGALRAGAEQELQYLRAQINPHSLFNSLNTIYFLIHKENKEARETLMKFSDLLRYQLYDCNTDRIAIEKEIRYLRNYVSIQQLRHDEKYNISFHTDETVKDFSIAPLLLITFVENAFKHVSAHEQNHINITLKKEHQKLQLKVYNTKESRTQHEEPGGIGLANAKRRLELLYPDKYTLDISDNSTTFTVTLILDVS from the coding sequence ATGAAGGTATTCTCACAGATCATCAACTGGCGCCTGCATCATGTATTCTTCTGGCTGGCCTTCTTTGTGGTATGGATCACACTAAGAATAGATGACTATCCTGATCTGTTACCTACTATCCTGGCCGGCCTCCTAAAAGTACTGTCGCTGGCCGGTGCCGTATACTTCACCAATTATGTGCTGATCCCCCGGCAGCTGTATACCAAACAATACCTTGCGTTCTTTTTAAGCTTTACAGCGTTGGTACTGGTTACCGGTTTCCTGGTGATCAAAATACTCAACCTCATCCTTAAGCCCTACGCCTCCAGTATCACCCACTGGCCCAATGCCACCTTCAACAGCCAGGTCTATGATGTATACATCCCGCTGTTCTTTATGGTGGGCGCAGCCGCAGGTATTAAATTCTATATAGACCAGTTAAGGACTTTACACCGCCTGCAGGGCGCATTAAGAGCAGGTGCCGAACAGGAGCTGCAATATTTAAGAGCTCAGATCAACCCTCATTCGCTCTTCAATTCCCTCAACACTATTTACTTCCTCATTCATAAAGAGAATAAAGAAGCGAGGGAAACACTGATGAAATTTTCTGACCTGCTGCGTTATCAGTTGTATGATTGTAATACAGACAGGATAGCTATAGAGAAGGAGATCCGGTATCTCAGGAACTATGTGTCCATCCAGCAGTTAAGGCATGATGAAAAATATAACATCAGCTTTCATACAGATGAAACCGTAAAAGACTTCAGCATTGCCCCGCTCCTGCTGATCACCTTTGTGGAGAATGCGTTCAAACATGTATCCGCCCATGAGCAAAACCACATCAACATCACCCTCAAAAAAGAGCATCAAAAACTGCAACTAAAAGTATACAACACCAAAGAGAGCAGAACACAGCACGAAGAGCCTGGCGGCATTGGACTGGCCAATGCGAAAAGAAGACTGGAACTGCTGTACCCGGATAAGTATACATTGGATATTTCAGACAACAGCACTACATTTACGGTCACCCTAATCCTTGACGTATCATGA
- a CDS encoding LytR/AlgR family response regulator transcription factor encodes MKIRCIIVDDEPLARKGLKEYIADVSFLELAGEYDSPVKAAEILQQEQIDLMFLDIQMPRMTGIEFLRSLPQPPQVIFTTAYPDYAVESFELNVLDYLVKPISFERFMKAVLKAKNQQKNTTSYFFIKCDNKLEKIAYQDILYAEALQNYVAIHTSSRKFITYLTFKGVEDYLPADQFVKVHKSFIVALDKIDSIEGNELLVGPHHIPISRNLKEEVMEKILNNRYLKR; translated from the coding sequence ATGAAGATCCGCTGCATCATAGTTGATGATGAACCACTGGCCCGCAAAGGCCTGAAGGAATACATCGCAGACGTGAGTTTCCTCGAACTCGCCGGTGAATATGATTCTCCTGTAAAAGCAGCGGAAATACTGCAACAGGAACAGATAGACCTCATGTTCCTGGATATCCAGATGCCCCGCATGACGGGGATTGAATTCCTCCGTTCACTTCCCCAGCCACCACAGGTGATCTTCACCACTGCCTATCCGGATTATGCCGTAGAAAGTTTTGAACTGAATGTACTGGATTACCTTGTGAAACCCATTTCCTTTGAGCGTTTCATGAAAGCCGTACTGAAAGCAAAAAATCAGCAGAAGAACACCACTTCTTATTTCTTTATCAAGTGCGATAATAAACTGGAAAAGATCGCCTACCAGGATATCCTCTATGCAGAGGCGCTGCAGAATTATGTGGCCATCCACACTTCGTCCCGCAAATTCATCACTTACCTCACTTTTAAAGGTGTGGAAGATTATCTGCCGGCAGACCAGTTCGTGAAAGTACATAAGTCCTTCATCGTAGCGCTGGATAAAATAGATAGTATAGAAGGAAATGAATTACTGGTAGGGCCGCACCATATTCCCATCAGCAGGAACTTAAAGGAAGAAGTGATGGAAAAGATATTGAATAACAGGTACCTGAAAAGATGA